A genomic region of Christiangramia sp. OXR-203 contains the following coding sequences:
- a CDS encoding asparagine synthase-related protein, whose protein sequence is MSKIIYITYRDEKIPDNSKERVEQITSELNPDNIQANPSYCFQSGSNICGLSNPLSIIQTEGTNVLLGNILNNQKNWKNPLEYYPDGNYAIFRSNTQLVEVVTDILSTRTVWYYKDDKIFICSTSQRAIIKFLSNFSFNEKVIPWIISTGSLGPLYSWDQRIKRIPAATSLVLDISKWKLKLHSVSYDQQNNFKTLGLKEKIYHALNNHQINLNKWALSLSGGHDSRLILLLLNKFKPKDKQLRTITWGTKVSHDENGTDAYIAEKLALNYNTDHSFFSTKISQEPIEMLLNRFLKNGEGRIDHVSSYMNGFDIWKYLFENKYEGILRGNQLFSGLKPVSELDIRRFMGLSLISDFENLKKHDFLNSFDQYVPGKLERQKTENLRQYRDRILADYRIPIIQAALSDLKFPYVEQFDPLLVNSIVEEIKNTPDKQRNEKKIMKELLRALDNEIEFAKIDATKPKEELFQQEKMVTEILKELESMTAQRIFPETFLKDVKNILEKRKNSRPTKPMNLFKRILSSILPLKLKKKLVKSFQTSNLNPFTLGFRILVITKMNRILNEDADGNNTFYKLP, encoded by the coding sequence ATGTCCAAAATTATATATATCACTTATCGGGATGAAAAGATCCCCGATAACTCGAAAGAACGAGTAGAACAAATAACTTCTGAACTTAATCCGGATAATATTCAAGCAAACCCATCATACTGCTTTCAAAGTGGATCCAATATTTGCGGTTTATCCAACCCCTTAAGTATTATCCAAACAGAAGGAACAAATGTCCTCCTAGGAAATATTTTGAATAATCAAAAGAATTGGAAAAACCCATTAGAATATTATCCAGATGGAAATTATGCTATTTTTAGAAGTAACACTCAATTAGTTGAAGTAGTCACAGATATCTTGAGTACAAGAACAGTATGGTACTATAAAGATGATAAAATTTTTATTTGTTCAACTTCCCAGAGAGCAATAATCAAATTTTTATCAAATTTCAGCTTTAACGAAAAAGTAATTCCATGGATAATCTCCACTGGTTCATTGGGACCTTTATATAGTTGGGATCAAAGAATAAAGAGAATCCCTGCCGCAACTAGCTTGGTTTTGGACATTTCTAAATGGAAATTGAAATTACATTCTGTTTCATACGATCAACAAAATAATTTCAAAACTTTGGGATTGAAGGAAAAAATTTATCATGCCTTAAATAACCATCAAATTAATCTTAATAAATGGGCATTATCGCTGTCAGGAGGTCATGACTCAAGATTAATTCTACTGCTCTTAAACAAATTTAAACCTAAAGATAAGCAACTAAGAACCATTACCTGGGGGACTAAAGTTTCGCATGACGAAAACGGGACTGACGCATACATAGCTGAAAAACTAGCTTTAAATTATAACACCGATCATTCCTTTTTCTCTACTAAAATTTCTCAAGAACCCATTGAAATGCTTTTAAATAGATTTCTAAAGAATGGTGAAGGAAGAATAGACCATGTTTCATCATACATGAATGGATTTGATATTTGGAAATATTTATTTGAGAATAAATACGAAGGGATTTTGCGAGGAAACCAGCTTTTTAGCGGACTTAAACCGGTATCCGAATTAGATATACGCAGATTTATGGGGCTCTCGCTAATTTCAGATTTTGAAAACTTAAAGAAACATGATTTTCTAAATTCTTTTGATCAATATGTTCCAGGAAAGCTAGAACGCCAAAAAACTGAAAATCTTCGTCAGTATCGAGATCGAATTTTAGCAGATTACAGAATACCGATTATTCAGGCCGCACTATCAGATCTCAAATTCCCCTATGTAGAACAGTTTGATCCATTATTAGTTAATTCTATTGTTGAAGAAATAAAAAATACTCCAGATAAACAGCGCAATGAAAAGAAAATAATGAAAGAACTGTTAAGAGCATTGGACAACGAGATTGAATTTGCTAAAATAGACGCGACAAAACCTAAGGAAGAATTATTTCAGCAAGAAAAAATGGTGACGGAAATCTTAAAAGAACTAGAGTCTATGACTGCACAAAGGATTTTCCCCGAAACTTTTCTTAAGGATGTAAAAAACATACTTGAAAAACGAAAGAATTCCCGACCTACTAAACCTATGAATTTATTTAAAAGAATTTTGTCAAGTATTCTCCCACTCAAACTTAAAAAAAAGTTAGTTAAATCTTTTCAAACTTCAAATTTAAATCCATTCACTTTAGGTTTTAGAATACTTGTCATAACTAAAATGAACCGGATCTTAAATGAAGATGCAGATGGAAATAATACTTTCTACAAGCTCCCATAA